Proteins from a single region of Hermetia illucens chromosome 3, iHerIll2.2.curated.20191125, whole genome shotgun sequence:
- the LOC119651171 gene encoding uncharacterized protein LOC119651171: MEEPDEAQQQNMVSNLPLLFANGYPTSLDKISEKALETFIPFMVQCSLGNINIQGRSDISEPEWWPEDVPFSIPLVKPKKFEGNWLDKMKEIVVICYQFHKSIFLLRFCYDLAAYEPTRLRFMNNYNSTTSLYDRRCNKLLVTFRNENMSYDQPQRNRKTLLQKSRSQTSENNNNTQQMVEPALFDIYLCDHCDAELYSLEAITEHEKTCIQDDDVIICESPSPEDDDRIAEQNVTNLLDKSNDERREAFLLNFALQSRNIPPPEKSIKLDSSQNQSIKSEEKITTIASKTATSRNNGDRFKCVSIASRRSGRNASNDGKTERSPEKLEKLKRLPRRNRAVYALSRCPTVPLSSPAGQLMIKSSKTLMTNDYLYERLDRMERFCHTPILSPGVIRPKFMSRKFVLPHTPVTHKKPVGPPIVRLYSFPRRQFFNRYRVESFLFLNSLLLKQCRPVSIRLKKLNEACYDRRGSSYFLSKSLGLSRCSNRSNSSASSDCLSIKSSHVVESRSAGVKRTPEVVVDTIDLCSSDEDDHDNDGAGKEVTIPEVHQKDDAIKIVAVTSQAQIFSSEITLTPLSKSLEKEIEDIRNKSKFEGNFLVSQSTATQPPKPLQPSVFLFSNYTTENIHLRHSTGGINTGNTTSYNNSTGESIIANGCHQSTPPPQLDKRSSQPVFQFKSIAKDFSNSLQNQENVERNTTAPIRSTPTTTIIKSSSLNTLQNGGNDWLPNLNVNHRTDRCSNPTTTSNGSSNKIIQILKCSSEDSDVVLNKINSPPPNRTISIDLTI, from the exons ATGGAGGAACCCGACGAAGCGCAACAACAAAATATGGTTTCAAATTTACCACTTTTATTTGCAAACGGTTATCCAACATCACTGGATAAAATATCAGAGAAGGCTCTAGAAACATTCATTCCTTTTATGGTTCAATGTTCACTAGGAAATATCAATATACAAGGACGCAGCGATATAAGCGAACCAGAATGGTGGCCTGAGGATGTACCGTTCTCGATACCACTTGTGAAACCGAAAAAATTTGAAGGC AATTGGTTGGACAAAATGAAGGAGATAGTCGTGATTTGTTATCAATTTCATAAGAGCATCTTTTTGCTAAGATTCTGTTATGATCTTGCTGCCTATGAACCGACGCGATTACGCTTCATGAATAATTACAATTCGACCACGTCATTGTACGATAGACGCTGCAACAAATTGTTGGTCACATTCCGCAATGAAAATATG TCTTATGATCAGCCACAAAGAAATCGTAAAACGTTGCTGCAAAAATCCAGATCTCAAACAAGtgaaaataacaataacacACAACAAATGGTTGAGCCGGCTCTTTTTGATATCTACTTGTGCGATCATTGTGATGCTGAACTGTATTCATTAGAGGCAATAACG GAACACGAAAAAACCTGCATACAAGATGATGATGTGATAATTTGTGAATCACCGTCACCCGAAGATGACGATCGGATTGCTGAACAAAACGTTACAAATCTTCTAGACAAATCTAATGACGAGAGACGAGAAGCATTTCTTCTAAATTTCGCTCTACAAAGTCGTAACATTCCACCTCCtgagaaatcaataaaattagaTAGTAGTCAAAACCAATCaataaaatctgaagaaaaaataacaacaatagCCTCAAAAACAGCGAcaagtcgaaacaacggtgacagATTCAAATGCGTTAGCATCGCGAGCAGGAGAAGTGGTCGTAACGCTTCCAATGATGGCAAAACCGAGCGATCGCCAGAGAAATTGGAGAAGCTTAAACGCCTGCCCAGACGTAACAGAGCTGTGTATGCATTATCACGCTGTCCGACGGTGCCCTTATCATCGCCGGCTGGTCAGCTGATGATTAAATCATCGAAAACCTTAATGACTAACGACTACCTCTACGAGCGACTGGACCGTATGGAGAGATTTTGTCATACGCCCATCCTATCGCCCGGTGTCATACGGCCGAAGTTCATGTCCCGTAAATTTGTTCTGCCGCATACACCGGTCACACATAAGAAACCAGTAGGACCGCCTATTGTGCGCTTATATTCATTTCCACGACGACAATTTTTCAATCGGTATCGAGTAGAGAGCTTCTTGTTCCTAAATTCGTTGCTATTGAAACAGTGTCGTCCAGTTTCGATACGACTGAAAAAGCTAAACGAAGCTTGTTACGATAGAAGAGGAAGTTCGTATTTTTTGAGCAAGTCTTTAGGTTTGTCACGTTGTAGCAATAGAAGTAATAGTTCGGCAAGTAGCGATTGTTTGAGCATTAAAAGTTCCCATGTTGTGGAAAGCCGCAGTGCGGGGGTGAAGCGTACTCCTGAGGTTGTAGTCGATACGATTGATCTATGTTCATCGGATGAAGACGACCACGACAATGATGGTGCTGGCAAGGAAGTAACTATACCTGAAGTGCATCAAAAGGACGATGCTATTAAGATTGTTGCAGTCACTTCACAAGCACAAATATTCAGTTCCGAAATAACCTTAACCCCACTTAGTAAGAGTCTAGAGAAGGAAATCGAAGACATTCGAAATAAGAGcaaatttgaaggaaacttCCTGGTATCACAATCAACCGCAACACAACCACCTAAACCGCTGCAACCTTCTGTTTTCCTGTTCTCCAACTACACAACGGAGAACATACATTTGCGGCACAGCACCGGTGGGATTAACACCGGCAATACGACGAGCTACAATAACTCAACTGGGGAAAGTATCATAGCCAACGGTTGCCACCAGTCAACGCCACCGCCACAACTGGATAAGCGATCGAGTCAGCCGGTGTTCCAGTTTAAGTCGATAGCGAAGGATTTCAGCAACAGCCTGCAGAATCAGGAGAATGTCGAACGTAACACAACGGCCCCCATTCGCTCCACCCCGACCACGACCATAATCAAGAGTTCAAGTCTGAATACTCTGCAAAATGGTGGCAATGATTGGTTACCAAACCTGAATGTGAATCATCGTACTGATCGTTGTAGCAACCCTACGACAACTAGTAATGGTAGTAGTAATAAGATAATACAAATATTGAAATGTTCATCAGAGGATAGTGATgtagttttaaataaaatcaattcgcCGCCGCCAAATCGGACTATATCGATAGACCTGACTATTTAA